In Kiritimatiellia bacterium, a single genomic region encodes these proteins:
- a CDS encoding zinc metallopeptidase → MMMDPIYWLFALPGLVLGLLAAALTRGTFSKYAQVGARSGLTGAEAARQMLESQGIYDVEIHETEGFLSDHYDPRTHSLHLSPDVYHGRSLSAIGVACHEAGHAMQQAHGYALMSLRSVLLPVTIAGQNIAPILFVIGAATNMMGLIHLGLLLFCGAVLFSIVTLPIEWDASARAKAYMVNSGIVTAAEYPHAAKVLNAAFLTYVAGAVTAVLQLLYFLFRLGLLGNRRDE, encoded by the coding sequence ATGATGATGGATCCAATTTACTGGCTGTTTGCCCTGCCGGGGCTCGTACTTGGCCTCTTGGCCGCCGCCCTGACAAGGGGGACTTTCTCCAAGTATGCCCAGGTCGGGGCGCGCTCGGGGTTGACCGGCGCGGAGGCGGCGCGCCAGATGCTCGAATCCCAGGGAATTTACGACGTCGAAATCCACGAAACCGAGGGATTCCTCTCCGACCATTATGACCCGCGAACCCACTCGCTCCACCTGTCGCCGGACGTTTACCATGGCCGTTCGCTCTCGGCGATCGGCGTGGCGTGCCATGAGGCGGGGCATGCAATGCAGCAGGCTCATGGCTATGCATTGATGAGCCTCCGGTCAGTGCTGCTGCCCGTGACGATTGCTGGCCAGAACATTGCGCCGATCCTGTTTGTGATCGGCGCCGCGACAAACATGATGGGATTGATTCACCTCGGTCTTTTGCTCTTCTGCGGGGCCGTGCTGTTTTCCATCGTGACGCTGCCCATCGAATGGGATGCCAGCGCACGAGCCAAGGCCTATATGGTCAACTCCGGCATTGTGACGGCCGCAGAATATCCGCATGCGGCCAAGGTCCTGAACGCCGCGTTCCTAACCTATGTGGCCGGGGCAGTCACCGCCGTCTTGCAACTGCTGTATTTCCTCTTCAGGCTCGGCTTGCTCGGGAACCGCAGGGATGAATAA
- the argA gene encoding amino-acid N-acetyltransferase — MRASDLRGILRYTARFRDRLFVLNVDSAVLASDNFRNLLLDISVLRSLNIRIVLVHGCSVHIRALSEELNIPVSDFEGMGITDAQTLRISILAAHHLAHEILEGLADTDQRAVITNAIIAHPAGILNGVDHLFTGRVERVDAEFLNALLEQEIIPIVPPLGFDGNGQTYRVNSDGVALEVAEALRAAKLIHVTTNNGVREAGKLSAQFSIEEAEEYIRKYRDELPPAMLSKLQHGVRACRNGVQRVHIIDGTQDEALLGEIFSNEGVGTMIHANEYVAIRPARKKDAGVIMKLIRDSIEQQQLLPRTRKSIEERISDFFVFEIDRNVVGCVALRQFPGEAEDCAELECLYVAEAHENQGIGAKLMLFVEDLARERGARRLLALSTQAFNYFTQKGGFREGTPDMLPPSRRALYEKSGRRSKILYKDLA; from the coding sequence ATGAGAGCATCGGACCTACGCGGCATTCTCCGCTATACGGCGCGGTTTCGAGACCGGCTTTTCGTGCTGAATGTGGACAGCGCGGTTCTCGCGTCCGACAATTTCCGAAATCTCTTGCTCGACATCTCGGTCCTGCGCAGCCTGAACATCCGCATCGTACTCGTGCACGGGTGTTCCGTGCACATCCGCGCGCTGTCGGAAGAGCTCAACATCCCCGTGTCCGACTTTGAAGGCATGGGCATCACAGACGCGCAAACCCTGCGCATCTCCATCCTGGCCGCCCACCATCTCGCTCATGAAATCCTTGAGGGGCTCGCCGACACCGATCAACGCGCCGTCATCACCAATGCAATCATCGCGCACCCGGCGGGCATCTTGAATGGCGTCGATCACCTCTTCACGGGCCGGGTTGAGCGCGTTGACGCGGAGTTTCTCAACGCTCTCCTCGAGCAGGAAATCATCCCCATCGTGCCGCCGCTCGGGTTCGACGGAAATGGCCAGACCTACCGCGTCAACTCTGACGGCGTCGCACTCGAGGTGGCTGAGGCCCTCCGCGCCGCAAAGCTCATCCACGTCACCACGAATAACGGCGTGCGGGAGGCCGGAAAGTTGAGCGCGCAGTTTTCGATTGAGGAAGCTGAAGAGTACATCCGGAAGTACCGAGACGAGCTTCCACCCGCGATGCTGTCGAAGCTGCAGCACGGCGTGCGCGCCTGCCGCAACGGGGTCCAACGCGTCCACATCATCGACGGCACACAGGACGAGGCGCTGCTGGGCGAGATTTTCTCAAACGAGGGCGTCGGCACCATGATTCACGCCAACGAATACGTCGCGATCCGCCCCGCGCGGAAAAAGGACGCCGGCGTGATTATGAAGCTGATCCGGGATTCGATCGAGCAGCAACAGCTTCTTCCCCGCACGCGAAAATCGATCGAGGAGCGGATTTCCGATTTTTTTGTTTTCGAGATCGACCGCAACGTCGTGGGTTGTGTCGCCCTGCGCCAGTTTCCCGGCGAGGCGGAGGATTGTGCAGAGCTCGAATGCCTCTATGTTGCCGAAGCGCACGAGAACCAGGGCATCGGCGCGAAGCTCATGCTCTTCGTCGAGGATCTGGCCCGCGAGCGCGGCGCGAGGCGGCTGCTCGCCCTCTCGACACAGGCGTTCAACTATTTTACGCAAAAGGGCGGGTTTCGGGAGGGCACGCCCGATATGCTGCCCCCCTCGAGGCGCGCGCTTTACGAGAAGAGCGGGCGCCGATCCAAGATCCTCTACAAGGATCTCGCCTGA
- the rfbD gene encoding dTDP-4-dehydrorhamnose reductase, with protein MRLAIVGGRGMLGRDLAEAARRRGHEVEILSRPTFDITCPDRLAARLPEADVVVNCAAFTRVDDAEREREACRRVNAEGAGFLAHACAERGIYLIQISTDYVFDGEKGAPYREDDPPRPLNWYGETKLEGEQRVLESGARTTIVRTQSLFGVGGRNFVQAILRQIENGRKELSVVHDQVSCPTYTRHLAEALLDLAALQPPVRILHAAASGWCSWWEFAREITARTRPEVRVLQRRAAELALPARRPAFSVLDTSALQRLIGRGLPHWRDGLDAYLAEEPLAAAVRASASDQARSL; from the coding sequence ATGAGGCTCGCGATCGTCGGCGGGAGGGGCATGCTAGGGCGGGATCTCGCCGAGGCCGCCCGTCGCCGAGGGCACGAGGTGGAAATCTTGAGCCGGCCCACCTTTGATATCACCTGCCCGGATCGTCTGGCAGCCCGGCTTCCCGAGGCGGATGTTGTGGTGAATTGCGCCGCCTTTACCCGTGTGGACGACGCCGAACGGGAACGAGAGGCATGCCGTCGGGTCAACGCCGAGGGCGCGGGCTTTCTCGCTCATGCGTGCGCCGAGCGTGGCATTTACCTGATCCAGATCAGCACGGACTACGTATTCGATGGGGAGAAGGGCGCCCCATACCGCGAGGACGACCCGCCCCGCCCGCTGAACTGGTACGGGGAGACCAAACTGGAGGGAGAACAGCGCGTTCTGGAGTCGGGCGCCCGCACAACGATCGTGCGCACGCAGTCCCTGTTCGGGGTGGGCGGTCGGAATTTCGTTCAGGCGATCCTGCGACAGATCGAGAACGGCCGCAAGGAGTTGAGTGTGGTCCATGATCAGGTTTCATGCCCGACGTACACGCGCCATCTCGCGGAGGCGCTGCTCGACTTGGCCGCGCTTCAACCGCCCGTGCGCATTCTCCACGCCGCTGCAAGCGGATGGTGTTCCTGGTGGGAATTCGCCCGCGAGATCACCGCGCGCACAAGGCCTGAAGTTCGCGTGCTGCAGCGGCGGGCCGCCGAGCTGGCGCTTCCAGCCCGCCGGCCCGCGTTTTCCGTTCTCGACACGAGCGCGTTGCAGCGGCTGATCGGGCGCGGGCTTCCGCACTGGCGGGACGGGCTGGACGCATATTTGGCCGAGGAACCGCTGGCGGCCGCCGTGCGCGCGAGCGCCTCGGATCAGGCGAGATCCTTGTAG
- a CDS encoding metal-dependent hydrolase, translating to MPSPVGHSILGLAIGALWALPRDAPGSWRDALALRGDRKALAAAVFAANAPDLDYLPGLWVGDLNAFHHGPTHSILFVTVLAAAMAFGWRREDRIAAFGWLLLAGLSHLIADVFTDDRRPPFGIPLWWPISDASVHSPVSVFWNLRKREWSDFIQWHNAAAVGIEMVVTLPIALAAVAVKWRFGRRRVENPA from the coding sequence ATGCCTTCGCCGGTCGGGCACAGCATCCTCGGGCTTGCCATTGGCGCGCTGTGGGCTTTGCCGCGAGATGCTCCCGGCTCATGGCGAGACGCGCTCGCGCTGCGCGGCGATCGAAAGGCACTCGCTGCGGCCGTGTTCGCCGCAAACGCGCCGGATCTCGATTATCTCCCAGGATTGTGGGTCGGTGATCTCAACGCCTTTCACCACGGACCGACCCATTCGATCCTTTTTGTCACGGTGCTCGCCGCCGCGATGGCGTTCGGGTGGCGGCGCGAGGATCGAATCGCCGCGTTCGGTTGGCTCCTTCTCGCGGGTCTGTCGCATCTGATTGCGGATGTTTTTACGGATGACCGCCGCCCTCCGTTCGGCATTCCCTTGTGGTGGCCGATCTCCGATGCCTCTGTCCATTCGCCCGTGAGCGTTTTCTGGAACTTGCGGAAGCGGGAGTGGTCGGACTTCATTCAGTGGCACAATGCGGCGGCGGTCGGGATTGAGATGGTTGTCACGTTGCCGATCGCGCTCGCCGCGGTCGCCGTCAAGTGGCGGTTCGGGCGCCGCCGGGTGGAGAATCCAGCATGA
- a CDS encoding TlpA family protein disulfide reductase encodes MKRILLLTLATAAILGVPARAQNAPELNRVLSQLQAMSHGTYSPKEWQETMQELDRVAAQAAANGNSDLVVQARAVKAMALADMRRDLVAALRVIEDTKREYGQQRLPSVRRLFIQQADYLARLGDADGVRRTIEEFRRNPNYDAEDFPVFLHEGRNTPMTIARPFARGSDSTSVTAMEAARDRSRYAPGNLFPDFEWTDASGRRGSILGLRGKVVLVDFWHPQWTPWARDLPTLKRLYATWKDRGFEIVGVALGRDTEVLRRFVQTERLPWTIVYGENELPRQLGLHGQASNFLLDANGVILARDLRGSDLAEVVRRAMAR; translated from the coding sequence ATGAAACGGATTCTTCTTCTTACTTTGGCGACGGCTGCGATTCTAGGAGTGCCGGCCCGTGCCCAGAACGCGCCGGAGTTGAATCGTGTGCTCAGCCAGCTTCAGGCGATGAGCCACGGGACGTATTCCCCTAAAGAATGGCAGGAAACGATGCAGGAGCTGGACCGGGTTGCCGCGCAAGCGGCCGCAAACGGCAATTCCGACCTCGTGGTGCAGGCACGGGCGGTCAAAGCGATGGCCCTCGCCGACATGCGCCGGGACCTTGTGGCCGCTCTCCGGGTGATTGAGGATACAAAGAGGGAATACGGGCAACAGCGTCTGCCCTCCGTTCGGCGGCTCTTCATCCAGCAAGCTGATTATCTCGCCCGGCTCGGCGACGCCGACGGCGTCAGGCGGACCATCGAGGAATTTCGTCGGAACCCGAACTACGATGCGGAGGATTTCCCTGTCTTCCTTCACGAGGGCCGCAATACGCCGATGACCATCGCCCGCCCATTTGCCCGCGGGTCCGATTCGACCTCCGTGACTGCAATGGAGGCGGCGCGGGACCGCTCGCGTTATGCGCCCGGCAACTTATTCCCTGACTTCGAATGGACCGATGCCTCGGGGCGTCGGGGTTCGATCCTTGGACTTCGCGGCAAAGTGGTTCTGGTTGATTTCTGGCATCCTCAATGGACGCCCTGGGCGCGCGACCTGCCGACGTTGAAGCGGCTGTACGCAACATGGAAGGACCGGGGCTTCGAAATCGTCGGCGTAGCGCTCGGGCGCGACACGGAAGTCCTGAGACGATTTGTGCAGACCGAACGGCTGCCGTGGACGATCGTATATGGCGAGAACGAACTCCCGCGCCAGCTCGGACTCCACGGACAGGCTTCCAATTTTCTGCTGGATGCGAACGGCGTGATCCTGGCCCGAGATCTGCGCGGCAGCGACCTTGCCGAGGTTGTCCGCCGAGCCATGGCCCGCTAA
- a CDS encoding DNA-deoxyinosine glycosylase — MNQTLSKRKPFHSRAPTTRGPRARSFGPVADPRARVLILGTLPSEASLSAGRYYAHPRNHFWPIMGCLVGATPDLPYEVRLERLREARIALWDVVGDAHRRGSADSEIRRERPNDIPGLLERCPEIRCVLFNGQPALRLFRRHFPKLLEQNRLRFAVLPSTSPAHASRPFAEKLKAWREALSEALV; from the coding sequence ATGAATCAAACGCTCTCCAAACGAAAGCCGTTTCACAGCCGTGCGCCAACGACGCGGGGCCCGCGGGCCCGGTCCTTCGGCCCTGTAGCGGATCCGCGAGCCCGGGTCCTGATCCTCGGAACGCTTCCCAGCGAGGCATCGTTGAGCGCGGGTCGATATTACGCGCACCCTCGAAACCACTTTTGGCCCATCATGGGTTGTCTGGTCGGCGCGACGCCCGACTTGCCGTATGAGGTCCGTCTCGAGCGGCTCCGCGAGGCGCGCATCGCCCTGTGGGATGTGGTTGGGGACGCGCATCGGCGCGGAAGCGCCGATTCCGAGATTCGGCGGGAACGGCCCAACGACATCCCCGGCCTGCTCGAGAGGTGTCCGGAGATCCGGTGCGTGCTTTTCAACGGACAACCCGCGCTGCGACTGTTCAGGCGCCATTTTCCGAAATTACTCGAGCAGAACCGCCTGCGGTTCGCCGTGCTGCCGTCGACCAGCCCGGCTCATGCGAGCCGCCCTTTCGCTGAGAAACTGAAAGCTTGGCGAGAGGCGTTGTCGGAAGCGCTTGTGTGA
- the rpmE gene encoding 50S ribosomal protein L31 — protein MKPNIHPEYVECTIRCACGAVFKTRSTRKEMHVNTCSHCHPFYTGTAKLIDTEGRVQRFQRKYAKPSK, from the coding sequence ATGAAACCAAACATCCATCCCGAGTACGTTGAATGCACCATCCGGTGCGCGTGTGGCGCTGTTTTCAAGACGCGATCGACACGGAAAGAAATGCACGTGAACACCTGCTCTCATTGCCACCCGTTCTATACGGGCACCGCGAAACTGATCGACACCGAAGGTCGCGTCCAGCGGTTCCAGCGCAAATACGCGAAGCCGTCCAAGTAA
- a CDS encoding carbamoyltransferase — MNILGISAFYHDSAAALVRDGKIVAAAQEERFTRKKHDERFPFHAVRYCLHEGGVGPEDLDAVAFYDKPIRKFERLLKTYFSFAPRGLESFMMAMPIWIREKLWIPLEIQQALEVCHINPDKPELFFPEHHESHAASAFFPSPYPRAAILTIDGVGEWATSTLGVGDGHKIQILYDLHFPHSLGLLYSAFTYFTGFKVNSGEYKLMGLAPYGEPKYVRQIYEHLISVREDGSFKLNLEYFNYMAGLTMTNEKFAELFGGPPRKPESFITQREMDLARSIQVVTEEIVLKMARHLHKITGEKNLCMAGGVALNCVANGRLLREGPFENIWIQPAAGDAGGALGAALAVWYHVKGNPRHADGAKDAMQGAFLGPSFDDEVEAYLAAKGYPARKLTGEAWAREIARLIADGHVVGLMQGRMEFGPRALGSRSIIGDPRSEKMQSVMNLKIKYRESFRPFAPSCLREHVSDYFELDRESPYMLLVAPVRRDLWTDLTDEQRRIMRDPDLCKRVNVPRSKLPAITHVDQSARIQTVERDVNPRFYDIIKAFGDLTGYYCIINTSFNVRGEPIVCTPEDAYRCFMRTEMDYLVLGDFILSKGDQPKWEDRADWRKEYVLD; from the coding sequence ATGAACATTCTGGGAATCAGCGCCTTTTATCACGATTCGGCGGCCGCGCTCGTCCGCGATGGGAAAATCGTCGCGGCCGCGCAGGAGGAACGCTTCACACGGAAGAAACACGATGAGCGGTTCCCTTTTCACGCCGTTCGCTACTGCCTCCACGAGGGCGGTGTTGGGCCGGAGGATCTGGATGCGGTCGCGTTTTATGACAAACCCATCCGAAAATTCGAGCGGTTGCTGAAGACCTATTTTTCGTTCGCGCCCCGGGGGCTGGAATCGTTCATGATGGCGATGCCGATCTGGATCCGCGAAAAATTGTGGATCCCCCTTGAAATTCAGCAGGCGCTCGAAGTGTGCCACATTAATCCGGACAAGCCCGAGCTTTTCTTCCCCGAGCATCATGAATCCCACGCCGCAAGCGCCTTCTTTCCATCGCCCTATCCGCGCGCGGCCATCCTGACGATCGACGGAGTGGGCGAGTGGGCGACCAGCACATTGGGTGTGGGCGATGGCCACAAAATCCAAATCCTTTACGACCTGCATTTCCCGCATTCGCTCGGCCTGCTGTATTCCGCCTTCACGTACTTCACCGGCTTCAAGGTAAATTCTGGCGAATACAAACTGATGGGCCTCGCTCCGTACGGGGAGCCGAAATATGTCCGCCAGATTTACGAACACCTGATCTCGGTCCGCGAGGATGGATCGTTCAAACTCAATCTGGAGTATTTCAACTACATGGCGGGTTTGACGATGACCAATGAGAAATTCGCCGAGTTGTTCGGCGGCCCGCCCCGAAAACCCGAGAGCTTCATCACGCAGCGGGAGATGGATCTCGCCCGGTCAATCCAGGTGGTCACGGAGGAGATTGTGCTCAAGATGGCGCGACACCTCCACAAGATCACCGGCGAAAAAAACCTCTGCATGGCCGGCGGCGTCGCACTCAACTGCGTCGCGAACGGGCGGCTGCTGAGGGAGGGTCCGTTTGAGAACATCTGGATCCAGCCGGCTGCGGGCGACGCTGGCGGCGCGCTCGGTGCCGCACTCGCCGTGTGGTATCACGTAAAAGGCAACCCTCGTCACGCTGACGGGGCGAAGGATGCAATGCAGGGCGCATTCCTCGGTCCCAGTTTTGACGACGAGGTGGAAGCATACCTTGCCGCCAAAGGCTACCCGGCCCGCAAACTGACCGGAGAGGCCTGGGCGCGGGAAATCGCGCGTCTGATCGCGGACGGCCATGTCGTTGGCCTGATGCAGGGCCGCATGGAATTCGGACCGCGCGCACTTGGAAGCCGATCCATCATCGGCGACCCGCGCTCCGAAAAGATGCAGTCGGTGATGAATCTCAAGATCAAATATCGGGAATCATTCCGGCCGTTTGCGCCCTCCTGCCTGCGGGAGCATGTCAGCGACTATTTCGAGCTCGACCGAGAGTCTCCCTACATGTTGCTCGTGGCGCCTGTCCGCCGCGACCTATGGACGGATCTGACTGATGAACAACGGCGCATCATGCGCGACCCCGACCTCTGCAAACGCGTGAATGTCCCGCGCTCCAAACTGCCGGCCATCACGCACGTCGACCAATCCGCGCGGATTCAGACGGTCGAGCGGGACGTCAATCCCCGGTTTTATGACATCATCAAAGCGTTCGGCGACCTCACCGGCTACTACTGCATCATCAACACCTCCTTCAACGTGCGCGGCGAGCCGATCGTTTGCACACCGGAAGACGCCTACCGGTGCTTCATGCGCACTGAGATGGACTACCTCGTGCTGGGCGATTTCATTCTGAGTAAAGGCGATCAGCCAAAGTGGGAGGACCGTGCGGATTGGAGAAAGGAATACGTGCTGGATTGA
- a CDS encoding chalcone isomerase family protein, whose protein sequence is MIRCLRIFALLTILAIVPAARALSAEKPHFARLVEIHGSRLTLRGTSLLRVGYVFRVYWAALYVGEGIPTDRVLEDVPKRLEIVYLRKISAKDIVRAGNEILQRQTAPDQLEAIRSRVDQINAVYRSVRPGDRYTLTYVPGVGSDLTLNGEWLARIPGADFARHYFGIWLDPRNEYREFRAALMGSD, encoded by the coding sequence GTGATTCGTTGCCTAAGAATATTTGCGCTGTTGACCATCCTCGCGATCGTACCCGCCGCCCGGGCGCTTTCAGCCGAAAAGCCGCATTTCGCCCGCCTGGTTGAGATTCATGGCTCGCGATTGACGCTGCGCGGGACTTCATTGCTGCGCGTGGGCTACGTGTTTCGCGTGTACTGGGCCGCTCTGTATGTCGGCGAGGGGATTCCCACCGATCGGGTTTTGGAAGATGTTCCCAAACGCCTGGAGATCGTCTATCTGAGGAAAATATCTGCCAAGGACATTGTCCGAGCCGGCAATGAAATCCTGCAGCGTCAAACGGCGCCCGACCAGCTCGAGGCGATCCGATCGCGGGTTGACCAAATCAATGCAGTGTATCGCAGCGTGCGGCCGGGTGATCGGTACACGCTCACCTACGTGCCGGGCGTCGGCTCCGATCTCACCCTGAACGGAGAATGGCTCGCTCGAATCCCTGGCGCGGATTTTGCCCGCCACTACTTCGGAATTTGGCTGGATCCGCGGAATGAATACAGGGAGTTT